A genomic segment from Candidatus Viadribacter manganicus encodes:
- a CDS encoding site-specific tyrosine recombinase XerD: MSDSALFESFLEMLSAERGARANTLDAYARDLEDAREHIKDGVANASAEVVEAYVAGLGKRGLSPATARRRISALRQFYRFLLQDNVRGDDPTSRLDAPKRGRSLPKTLSLEEVEALIGAAETVRDRALIELLYGAGLRVSELVSLPMRAAPRPGQDHMIIEGKGGKERLVALGGPALAALADHVATREAALPKLEAQREKAQRWLFPSMSAADGKLTRRRVAQILETAAAKAGIDPSRVSPHVLRHAFATHLVEGGADLRTVQTLLGHADIATTQIYTHVAEGRLKTLVETMHPLAKKPKG; this comes from the coding sequence ATGTCCGACTCAGCGCTCTTCGAGTCATTTCTGGAAATGCTCTCCGCTGAGCGCGGAGCGCGGGCCAATACGTTGGATGCGTACGCGCGAGATCTGGAAGATGCACGCGAGCACATAAAGGACGGCGTAGCCAATGCGAGCGCTGAGGTGGTTGAGGCGTACGTTGCGGGGCTGGGCAAACGTGGGCTTTCACCCGCGACGGCCCGGCGGCGAATTTCAGCGCTGCGCCAATTTTATCGCTTCCTGCTGCAAGACAATGTGCGCGGCGATGATCCGACATCACGGCTAGATGCACCCAAGCGCGGAAGGTCATTGCCGAAGACGTTATCGCTCGAGGAGGTCGAAGCTCTCATCGGGGCGGCCGAGACTGTCCGCGACCGCGCGCTGATTGAGCTTCTCTACGGCGCAGGGCTGCGCGTGAGCGAACTCGTATCGCTGCCCATGCGTGCAGCGCCGCGGCCGGGCCAAGATCACATGATCATCGAAGGCAAAGGCGGCAAGGAAAGACTGGTGGCGCTGGGTGGGCCCGCGCTTGCGGCTTTGGCGGATCATGTCGCAACGCGAGAAGCTGCGCTGCCGAAGCTCGAGGCGCAGCGCGAGAAGGCGCAGCGTTGGCTGTTTCCTTCAATGAGCGCAGCAGATGGCAAGCTCACACGGCGGCGCGTCGCACAAATTCTGGAGACGGCGGCGGCGAAAGCCGGCATCGATCCCTCGCGCGTCTCACCGCACGTCTTGCGCCATGCATTCGCAACCCATCTTGTTGAAGGCGGCGCCGATTTGCGGACGGTGCAGACCCTCCTGGGGCACGCCGACATTGCGACCACCCAAATCTACACCCATGTCGCCGAAGGCCGGTTGAAAACGCTGGTCGAGACCATGCACCCTTTGGCAAAGAAGCCGAAAGGTTGA
- a CDS encoding DUF4198 domain-containing protein: MKRHVLAALLFAAAATPAAAYTSYVKPEEFWVTEASVEVEGSYATQFFTPSIALGDSLTVLNPEGERVSADRIAVTPNGTTELQAELARGGTYRISTGEVTGQVANLVGENGQWRVLGAGETPAADAQTTTLQTVTVADTYVTRGTANRTAVDETIGRLAIHPVTHPNQVLASDGFQVQLLFDGQPMANSAVVIYAAGDAETKLDRYVVTDAAGNATFTFDAPGQYIIAARHRADMPAGSAAAVGSYTTTLTFEALSQLYAETEIRSPQAEPERRSRTSARRRVGRQDR, translated from the coding sequence ATGAAGAGACATGTTTTGGCGGCTCTGCTGTTTGCGGCGGCTGCGACACCCGCGGCTGCGTACACCTCGTATGTGAAGCCGGAAGAGTTCTGGGTGACGGAAGCGTCGGTTGAGGTTGAAGGCTCCTACGCTACGCAATTCTTCACGCCGTCTATCGCCCTGGGTGACAGTCTGACTGTGCTGAACCCGGAAGGTGAGCGCGTTTCGGCCGACCGCATCGCGGTGACGCCAAACGGCACGACCGAGCTGCAGGCCGAGCTGGCGCGCGGGGGCACCTATCGCATCAGCACCGGCGAAGTGACCGGCCAAGTCGCGAACCTCGTCGGCGAGAACGGCCAATGGCGCGTGCTCGGCGCTGGTGAAACGCCGGCTGCAGACGCGCAAACGACGACACTGCAAACGGTTACGGTCGCCGACACGTACGTGACGCGCGGCACCGCGAACCGCACTGCCGTCGATGAAACGATCGGCCGCCTTGCGATCCACCCAGTGACCCACCCGAACCAAGTGCTCGCCAGCGATGGCTTCCAAGTGCAACTTCTGTTCGACGGCCAACCGATGGCGAACAGCGCCGTTGTGATCTACGCCGCAGGCGATGCGGAAACGAAGCTTGACCGCTACGTCGTCACCGACGCGGCCGGCAACGCAACGTTCACGTTCGACGCGCCGGGCCAATACATCATCGCAGCGCGTCACCGCGCCGACATGCCGGCGGGTTCAGCGGCGGCCGTGGGCAGCTACACCACGACGCTGACGTTCGAAGCGCTGTCGCAGCTTTATGCCGAAACGGAAATCCGCTCGCCGCAAGCCGAGCCGGAACGCCGTTCGCGCACGTCGGCGCGCCGCCGCGTTGGCCGCCAAGACCGCTAA
- a CDS encoding HpcH/HpaI aldolase/citrate lyase family protein, whose translation MTKPPRHFFAPLASGAPEPIRELPVKLERMIHFVPAHNEKLRARVGDMAKQVDVILANLEDAIAADAKEAARAGAIEMGKSFDFASAGVGYWSRINALNSPWHLDDVTELVANIGNQLDVIMVPKVEGPWDIHYMDQLLALLEAKHNVKKPILLHAILETAQGVANVEAIAGASPRMHGICLGPADLAASRKMKTTRVGGGHPGYKVISDPVEGEAQRASAQQDLWHYTFARMVDACVMHGIKPMYGPFGDFADEAACEQQFRNAYLMGCVGAWTLHPSQVAIAKRVFTPEVEEVKLAKRMLDAMPDGTGVALVDGKMLDDATWKQAKVIVDLAKLVASKEPEMKAAYGL comes from the coding sequence GTGACTAAGCCGCCCCGCCATTTCTTCGCGCCCCTAGCGAGCGGCGCGCCCGAGCCTATCCGCGAGCTGCCGGTGAAGCTGGAGCGGATGATCCACTTTGTCCCGGCGCATAACGAAAAGCTCCGCGCCCGCGTCGGCGACATGGCCAAACAGGTCGACGTCATCCTCGCCAATCTCGAAGACGCTATTGCCGCGGACGCCAAGGAAGCAGCGCGCGCGGGCGCCATCGAGATGGGAAAGAGCTTTGACTTCGCGAGCGCCGGCGTCGGCTATTGGTCGCGCATCAATGCGCTGAACTCGCCGTGGCACTTGGATGATGTCACCGAGCTCGTCGCCAATATCGGCAACCAGCTCGACGTCATCATGGTGCCGAAGGTCGAAGGCCCGTGGGACATCCACTACATGGATCAGCTGCTGGCGTTGCTCGAAGCCAAGCACAACGTGAAAAAGCCGATCCTGCTTCACGCCATTTTGGAGACAGCCCAAGGCGTCGCCAATGTTGAAGCCATCGCTGGCGCTTCGCCGCGTATGCACGGGATTTGTTTGGGCCCGGCCGATCTCGCCGCATCTCGCAAGATGAAAACCACGCGTGTTGGTGGCGGTCATCCCGGCTACAAAGTCATCAGCGACCCGGTCGAAGGCGAAGCGCAGCGTGCCTCAGCGCAGCAGGACCTTTGGCACTACACATTCGCGCGCATGGTCGATGCCTGTGTCATGCATGGCATCAAGCCCATGTACGGCCCGTTCGGCGATTTCGCCGATGAAGCCGCCTGCGAACAGCAATTCCGCAACGCCTATCTGATGGGTTGTGTTGGCGCCTGGACGTTGCACCCGTCGCAAGTTGCAATCGCCAAGCGCGTGTTCACGCCCGAGGTCGAGGAAGTGAAGCTCGCTAAGCGCATGCTCGATGCAATGCCCGATGGAACCGGTGTTGCGCTCGTCGACGGAAAAATGCTCGACGATGCAACGTGGAAGCAGGCGAAAGTGATCGTCGATCTCGCCAAGCTCGTCGCCAGCAAAGAGCCGGAGATGAAGGCCGCGTACGGCCTCTAA
- a CDS encoding acetyl-CoA carboxylase carboxyltransferase subunit alpha, translated as MRTYLDFEKSVADVEAKIEELAALSEASGSEAMAMGSELSRLKVKAEKQLADIYSKLDPWQKTQVARHADRPRFNDYVASLVTDFVELSGDRSFGEDAAILGGTGKFLGRPVLVIGHEKGRTTADRLKHNFGMARPEGYRKAVRLMNLADKFELPVVSFVDTAGAYPGIGAEERGQAEAIARSTERCLTLGVPMVALIAGEGGSGGAIAIAAANKVLMLEHSIYSVISPEGAASILWKDAARAKDAATAMKITAQDLLELNVVDAIIQEPTGGAHREPAAAIASVGAAIAAALDELTPLSGNDLRKQRRERFFAIGRFEEGAGLSA; from the coding sequence TTGCGCACCTATCTCGATTTCGAAAAATCAGTGGCCGATGTTGAGGCCAAGATTGAAGAGCTGGCGGCTCTCTCTGAGGCCTCGGGCTCGGAAGCCATGGCCATGGGCTCTGAACTCTCGCGCCTCAAGGTGAAGGCCGAAAAGCAGCTCGCCGACATCTATTCCAAGCTCGACCCCTGGCAGAAGACGCAAGTTGCCCGGCACGCCGACCGCCCCCGCTTCAACGATTATGTCGCTTCGCTGGTGACGGATTTCGTCGAGCTTTCGGGTGACCGGAGCTTCGGCGAGGACGCGGCTATTCTCGGCGGCACCGGCAAGTTCTTAGGGCGCCCGGTGTTGGTGATTGGTCACGAAAAGGGCCGCACGACAGCCGATCGCTTGAAGCACAATTTCGGCATGGCGCGCCCTGAAGGCTATCGCAAAGCCGTGCGGCTCATGAATTTGGCCGACAAGTTTGAGCTTCCGGTGGTGAGCTTTGTCGATACGGCGGGCGCATATCCGGGCATTGGCGCTGAAGAGCGCGGACAAGCCGAGGCGATTGCGCGCTCGACGGAACGCTGCCTCACGCTCGGCGTGCCTATGGTTGCGCTGATCGCGGGCGAAGGCGGCTCAGGCGGCGCGATTGCAATCGCGGCGGCCAACAAAGTGCTAATGCTTGAGCACTCAATCTATTCCGTGATCAGCCCGGAAGGCGCAGCTTCGATCCTTTGGAAGGACGCAGCACGCGCCAAGGACGCGGCGACGGCGATGAAGATCACGGCGCAGGATCTGCTCGAACTCAACGTCGTGGATGCGATCATCCAAGAGCCTACGGGCGGCGCGCATCGGGAGCCGGCGGCGGCCATTGCTTCGGTTGGCGCGGCGATCGCGGCGGCTCTGGATGAACTCACGCCGCTCTCGGGCAACGATTTGCGCAAGCAGCGCCGCGAGCGCTTCTTCGCCATCGGCCGCTTCGAGGAAGGCGCTGGGCTCAGCGCTTAA
- a CDS encoding DUF1134 domain-containing protein gives MSDHPSRRAVALGLGSSLLLPAHALAQADQTYSQDEILGAAQRFFGAGAEGLATVVDHVFEELGRPNAYVEGNEGSGAIGVGLRYGSGYLHQKGRSGRTRVYWQGPSIGFDTGGNASRVFTLAYHLPGASSIFTRYPGVDGSAYFIGGVGVNYQRRDGVTLAPIRAGVGFRLGANVGYLHYSRRRRINPF, from the coding sequence ATGTCTGACCACCCCTCCCGCCGCGCCGTCGCGCTTGGCCTTGGCTCAAGCTTGTTGTTGCCGGCGCACGCGCTGGCGCAAGCCGATCAGACATATTCGCAGGACGAAATTCTCGGCGCAGCGCAGCGTTTCTTCGGCGCCGGCGCCGAGGGCTTGGCGACCGTGGTCGATCACGTCTTCGAAGAGCTCGGACGCCCGAACGCTTACGTAGAGGGCAACGAAGGTTCAGGCGCCATCGGCGTCGGCCTGCGTTATGGCAGCGGCTATCTCCATCAAAAAGGACGCAGCGGACGCACGCGAGTTTACTGGCAGGGCCCCTCGATTGGCTTCGATACCGGCGGCAACGCTTCGCGCGTCTTCACGCTCGCCTATCACCTGCCGGGCGCCAGCAGCATCTTCACACGCTATCCCGGCGTTGATGGCTCAGCCTACTTCATTGGCGGCGTTGGCGTGAATTATCAGCGCCGCGACGGGGTGACCCTTGCGCCGATACGCGCCGGTGTCGGCTTCCGCCTTGGCGCCAATGTCGGCTATCTCCACTACTCGCGGCGCCGGCGCATCAATCCATTCTAA
- a CDS encoding beta-propeller domain-containing protein: MKWRLLAAAAAVVFIGAAGEPATTARSTKTENPQPPLWHQLERFNNDADFMGYVRAVQRANGVLGRWDYEGAALTDGASAAIPAPPPPPPPSPPPPPPPPSFAPGSPANEIVVTAQERASDGASGEPSSITNVQTQGVDEGGIVKQIGRFLVVLQDGRLFVVNTRPEDAAGLTLASRTNVYRSPGQDTWYDELLTSGNRILVAGYSYAEQASEITVLTINDAGQLQREATYYISSNDYYDIENYATRLVNGNLVIYTPLDISNVNPRRAMRWPVVRRWLRDGDRRAVTSEGRSLFDGHDIYRPVQRTLNPMVHSVSVCPLGDLSAGDELECRTTAFVGGAEREFFVSPNDIFLWVTPSEYDGVVARDCAVPGASSASLDAMVYQVPLNGETPRALRARGRPENQLALDATRDEFRALLTWNVGPCAGGQVAQVRYFHAPLSTFGTTPMSAAPNRYIEAPSPGTTNYEIRYTSTHVVYGGRTGWNSSPPEPNNTLPASPVIALPLANPSAATIVQAPHNIIRLERAGNNAILSGYRTDRGLSISVLDLEGTPRIVNTTILDGRYESEGRSHAFNALVGADDAGVMGLATVTRTWEGGRWWFRSQASDISYLTLAANGRLGWAGQLMARQNAQDPSYRCEVSCVDWYGNTRALFIGSRVFGLSGAELIEGALTNGRIRETRRLNLSAPPPS; encoded by the coding sequence ATGAAATGGCGCTTGCTCGCGGCTGCGGCCGCTGTGGTGTTCATCGGCGCGGCCGGAGAACCGGCGACGACTGCGCGATCTACAAAGACCGAAAATCCGCAACCGCCACTTTGGCATCAGCTCGAACGCTTCAACAACGACGCCGACTTCATGGGTTACGTGCGCGCCGTGCAACGCGCCAACGGCGTCCTCGGCCGGTGGGATTACGAAGGCGCCGCACTCACTGACGGCGCCAGCGCCGCGATCCCAGCGCCGCCTCCACCGCCACCGCCATCGCCACCGCCGCCGCCACCGCCGCCTTCGTTCGCGCCTGGTTCGCCAGCCAATGAGATCGTCGTCACGGCGCAAGAGCGCGCGAGTGATGGCGCATCGGGCGAACCCTCATCGATCACCAACGTGCAAACCCAAGGCGTCGATGAAGGCGGCATCGTCAAACAGATTGGCCGTTTCTTGGTCGTGCTTCAGGACGGACGCTTGTTCGTCGTCAACACACGCCCGGAAGATGCGGCGGGCCTGACGCTCGCGAGCCGCACCAACGTTTATCGCAGCCCGGGACAAGACACTTGGTATGACGAGTTGCTAACCAGCGGTAATCGCATCCTGGTCGCCGGCTATTCGTACGCTGAGCAAGCCTCAGAGATCACGGTGCTCACCATCAACGACGCAGGTCAGCTGCAGCGCGAGGCGACATATTACATCTCATCGAACGATTATTATGACATCGAGAATTACGCGACGCGCCTGGTGAACGGCAATCTCGTCATCTACACGCCGCTTGACATTTCCAACGTCAATCCGCGCCGCGCCATGCGCTGGCCGGTTGTCCGGCGTTGGCTGCGCGATGGCGATCGCCGCGCGGTGACGAGCGAAGGCCGTTCGCTATTCGATGGTCACGACATCTATCGCCCGGTGCAGCGCACGCTCAATCCGATGGTGCATTCGGTATCGGTGTGCCCGCTAGGAGACCTCAGCGCCGGTGATGAGCTTGAGTGCCGCACAACCGCTTTCGTCGGCGGGGCCGAGCGCGAATTCTTCGTATCACCGAACGACATTTTCTTGTGGGTCACGCCCAGCGAATACGATGGCGTTGTCGCGCGCGATTGCGCGGTTCCGGGCGCCTCGTCCGCCTCTCTTGACGCAATGGTGTATCAAGTGCCGTTGAACGGCGAGACACCGCGTGCGTTGCGGGCGCGCGGCCGGCCGGAAAACCAACTGGCGCTTGATGCAACGAGGGACGAGTTCCGCGCGCTGCTGACATGGAACGTGGGTCCATGCGCCGGCGGGCAGGTCGCGCAGGTGCGCTACTTCCATGCGCCGCTCAGCACATTCGGCACAACGCCAATGTCGGCGGCGCCGAACCGTTACATCGAGGCGCCGTCTCCAGGCACGACCAATTACGAGATCCGCTACACCAGCACGCACGTTGTTTATGGCGGACGCACGGGGTGGAATTCATCTCCGCCCGAACCCAACAACACACTTCCCGCATCGCCGGTTATCGCGTTGCCGCTGGCAAACCCATCGGCCGCCACAATAGTGCAGGCGCCGCACAACATCATTCGGTTGGAGCGCGCGGGTAACAACGCAATCTTGAGCGGCTATCGCACCGATCGCGGCCTCAGCATCTCTGTGCTCGATCTCGAGGGCACACCGCGCATCGTCAACACAACGATACTCGACGGTCGCTACGAGTCCGAAGGGCGCTCGCACGCCTTCAACGCGCTCGTCGGCGCCGATGATGCCGGCGTGATGGGCCTGGCGACGGTGACGCGCACCTGGGAAGGCGGGCGCTGGTGGTTCAGAAGCCAAGCTTCCGACATCAGCTATCTGACGTTGGCCGCGAACGGCCGCCTGGGCTGGGCGGGGCAACTGATGGCGCGCCAGAATGCGCAAGACCCAAGCTATAGGTGCGAAGTGAGTTGCGTGGATTGGTACGGCAATACGCGGGCGCTGTTTATCGGCAGCCGTGTGTTCGGACTTTCCGGCGCCGAGCTGATCGAAGGCGCGCTGACGAATGGCCGCATTCGCGAAACCCGGCGGCTCAATCTCTCGGCGCCACCGCCCAGCTAA
- a CDS encoding ion transporter, producing the protein MALIRRKHSSIKGYVHDWLEPDDGAINFFSGSIIVLVILSLMSLALETELLRSDTHLDRAMLPEIQFINLAVVWIFAAEFALRFWSEGENPLHKGVAGRLRFLAQPVTIADVLAFAPELIAMLFFPEYSVALFPALRALRLFRLFKLARYVPAFAIVGAAVKRAWAPLMAALCVAAAQLYIAAMMLYLIEGDTKPQAFGSIARAMWWAVVTLTTVGYGDVYPETMWGRIAAGLVALAGVGIVAMPTGILASAFAEEFRERHEREQVAKKAKQHPPASS; encoded by the coding sequence ATGGCTCTGATCAGGCGCAAGCACAGTTCGATCAAGGGCTACGTCCACGATTGGCTTGAGCCAGACGACGGCGCGATTAATTTCTTTTCCGGCTCGATCATCGTGCTGGTGATCTTGAGCTTGATGTCGTTGGCGCTCGAAACGGAATTGCTGCGCAGCGATACCCACCTTGATCGCGCCATGCTTCCGGAAATTCAGTTCATCAATCTCGCGGTCGTTTGGATATTTGCCGCCGAGTTTGCGCTGCGCTTCTGGTCCGAAGGTGAAAACCCGCTTCACAAGGGCGTCGCGGGCCGGCTGCGTTTTCTTGCGCAGCCGGTGACCATCGCCGATGTTCTGGCGTTCGCGCCGGAACTCATCGCGATGCTTTTCTTTCCCGAATATTCGGTCGCGTTGTTTCCGGCGCTGCGCGCGCTGCGGCTTTTCCGTCTCTTCAAGCTCGCGCGCTACGTGCCGGCGTTCGCGATTGTCGGCGCAGCGGTGAAACGCGCTTGGGCGCCTTTGATGGCGGCGCTCTGCGTCGCCGCTGCGCAGCTCTATATCGCCGCGATGATGCTCTATCTCATCGAGGGCGACACCAAGCCTCAAGCCTTTGGCTCGATTGCGCGCGCCATGTGGTGGGCTGTCGTTACGCTCACTACGGTTGGATACGGCGATGTCTATCCCGAGACGATGTGGGGCCGCATCGCGGCAGGCCTCGTCGCGCTCGCAGGCGTTGGCATCGTCGCGATGCCAACAGGTATCCTCGCTTCAGCGTTCGCGGAGGAATTTCGCGAACGCCACGAGCGCGAGCAGGTGGCCAAGAAGGCAAAGCAACACCCGCCCGCGTCAAGCTGA
- the sugE gene encoding quaternary ammonium compound efflux SMR transporter SugE: MQAWIMLGAAGLFEIVWAIGLKYADGFTKPIPTAITVTAMVISMWLLAQAARDLPIGTAYAVWTGIGAVGAAILGIILFQESANLVRVGCVALIVVGIVGLKLSTPA, encoded by the coding sequence ATGCAAGCGTGGATCATGCTTGGGGCCGCCGGCCTGTTCGAGATCGTCTGGGCCATTGGCCTCAAATACGCGGATGGCTTCACCAAGCCGATACCCACAGCCATCACCGTCACGGCTATGGTCATTTCAATGTGGCTTCTCGCACAAGCGGCGCGTGATCTGCCGATCGGCACTGCTTATGCGGTCTGGACCGGTATCGGCGCGGTGGGGGCCGCGATCCTCGGCATCATCTTGTTCCAGGAAAGCGCAAATCTCGTTCGGGTGGGCTGCGTTGCACTCATCGTCGTTGGGATTGTTGGGCTTAAGCTTTCAACGCCCGCCTGA